The genomic region GCCTGGGCAAATACAGACCAATGTCGACACATTTCAATAGAGGGAAATCGGCTTCAACTACGCAGCGTGCATCCCATTATTCAGGACGATCAAGCCGTCCACGCAACGCTCGTATGGGAAAAGCAAGCCTAACAACTCTGTTCATCTGGTGTTGACGAGTAAGGCGCGCGTTGCGCCTGATGACTACATATCAATGCCACTCATGATCACATATCGCAACTACAAAACACGCGAGAAAACAGTGTATGTTCCAACATCTGGATAATTACGCGGGCGACCTTGCGCTCGTGTTACTTGACACCTATGAGCGTGACCCCCGTGAATTCAAAGTCAATCTTGGGATCGGACTCTACTTCGACGATCAGGGCCAGATTCCCTACCTCAAAGCCGTTCAGAATGCAGCGCGCATTACCGATAACGACGAGAGCCCCTGTAGCTATTTACCCATTGAGGGGCAATCTGACTTCCGGCATGCCACACAAGCGCTCATATTTGGCAATGACCACAGTGCTTTGCATGAACGTCGGGTAGCGACCATCCAGACCCTGGGAGGCTCGGGTGCGTTGGCAATGGCTGCCAGCCTGATCAAAAACTGGTTGCCCAACAGTGCAATATGGATCAGCGATCCGTGCTGGGGGAACCATGAAGTTTTTTTCCGAAACGCCAACGTCCAGGTCTACAGCTACCCCTACTACGACCCTGTTAACAAGAAGATCGCCTTTAGCCGCCTACTGGCTGCACTCGAACGTCTTCCCGAAAAAAGCGTGGTGCTGCTGCAACCGTCCTGCCATAACCCTACAGGCTTGGACCTCAGCCGGGACCAGTGGCTGCAGGTCATCGACCTGCTTGGCCGCAAAAATTTGATACCCCTGCTGGACATGGCCTATCAGGGCTTCGGTGAAGGTCTGGATGAAGATGCGTGGGCTGTGAGGGCAATCGCCAACACAGAGATAACGGCGATCGTTGCGCAGTCGTTTTCGAAAAATTTTTCTTTGTATGGTGAACGCTGCGGTAGCGTGAATGTGGTGTGCCGAACCCAATCGGAAGCAGAGCGCGTAGTAGGCCAGCTCAAGTCTCGCGTCCTTGGCAGCTACGGCACTCCCCCGTCACGCGCGAGCCTGCTCATAACCACGATCCTTCAACACGACACACTGCGAGCACAATGGCGCCAGGAAATCTCAGAAATGCGCAATCGTATCGCCACGGTGCGCCAGCAACTCTATGACGCTCTCAGTACATTGGCGCCCTCAGTAGATTGTCGTTACCTGCTTGAGCAACGTGGCATGTTTTGCTACACCGGATTGACGCCAAGTGAGGTCGAGCACCTGCGCATTAACGAAGGTATTTACCTGCTGGATTCCGGACGCTTGTGCATGCCAGGGTTGAACAATAAAAACATCCATCACGTAGCCAAGGCGCTGGCGAGAGTGCTCAACAAACGCAGAGAAGTGACGGCATCACAACCACACTCATAAATATGTATTGCAGAATCGAAGATAGTCAATAACTCGCGCAGCTTCGCCCGGCAGGTGTTGACGTTGCTTGATGACACCTCGGGCGAGGTCAACACCCGTCAAGCCGCCCCTGTTACGCCGCCATGTCGCCTACGTCAATTGCATGGCCGCGCCCCCAAAGGTCCAGCCGTGACCAAAAGTGTTCATTTCGTTGTTCTGCCTGATCGTGCCGGTGGGCCTGGTGGAATCCCTGGGCTGGTTCACGCCGCTGGCCTCCACGGTGGTGGGCTTCATGCTCTTGGCCATCGAACGCATCGGCACCGACCTGCAAAGCCCGTTCAACTCCAGCGAACACCAGATCCAGACGGAGAGCATCTGCGAAACCATCGAAAAGAACCTGCAGTCGATGCAGCGTGATGCCCTGGGTGCCGAGCACATCGGTTAAACCTTGCCCCTGCCCTCAAGTGCTTGCCCTTGCAGTCGATATACAAGGGTAAGCATGGGCCGCTCAGACTGCAAAACAACACATGCGACGCTCACCGCTACCGTTTTCCCCCTTGCCAAAATTATAAATACCCGCGGGAGAAGTCATGAATATCAAGCAAAAGCTGACCTGGGCGTTTGCCGCCATCGCGTGCCTGCCAGTCATCCTGGTGGCCGTCCTGGTGGTGCTGAACCTGCGCGAGGGGGCCCTGGCGAATTTTCTCGATAGCAGTGGCCGCGAAATCCGCCAGATCGACAATGGCATGAAGCAGTTCTTCGACGGCATCAGCCAGAACGTCGAGTACGTGGCCAAGGACCCGCGCGTTGTCGCGGCCAAGGGCCTCAAAAGCTATGCCGGCGCCGATGCTGCACAAATCCCGCTGACACCGACCAATCAAGAACTGCTGGCGATTTTCGACCAGTTCGCCAAGAGCCATCCGAGCACCGCCTACCTGTCCCTGGGCTTGAAGGACGGCGGCTATGCCAGTTGGCCAGACGACACCAAGCTCACTAATTACGATCCGCGCGTACGCCCCTGGTACCAGGCCGCCATCGCCGCACCAGGCACCACCGTGCGCACTGGCGCCTATTACTGGGCGCCGGATGACGTCTCCCTGATCGGCACCGTGCACACCGTTGCCGACGCCAGCGGCAATATCCTCGGCGTGGTCGGCCTGGATGTGTCGCTCAAGCAGCTGACCGAGCTGGTCCGCAACATCAAGCTGGGCGACAGTGGCTACCTGATGCTGGTGGAAGCCAACGGCAACGTGCTGGTCGACCCCAGCGATGCCAAGCACAACTTCAAGCCGCTGGCAGACTTGGGCGCCAACTACGCCGAATTGGCCAAGCGTGGCGACGGCGTGAGCCAGATCGACATCGACGGCGTGCCGTACATGGCCAACGTGGTCAGCTCCCAAGGGCTGGGCTGGCGTTTTATCGGTTTGATCAAGCGCGACGAAGTCATGGCCGGCGCCACCCGCCTGACCTGGTTGATCGCAGGCATCGCGGCGATCCTCGCCCTGGTGTTCGCGATAGTCGGCGCAAGCTTTGCCCGAGTGATCGTGCGGCCGATTCGCGGCGTGGCCGACGGCCTGCAGGAGATCGCCGAAGGCGAAGGCGACCTCACCCGCCAACTCAAGGTCCAGGGCAAGGATGAAACCGCCAGCCTGGCGGGTTGGTTCAACCAGTTCCTGGGCGTGATCGCACAACTGGTGCAGCGCATCGGCAATGCCTCCTCCGACCTGCAAACCGCTGCCGCCGACACCAGCGAAGTGGCGCGCAACATGAATCAGGCCGCCGGGCGCCAACGTGAAGCCGTGGAACTGGTCAGCACCGCGTTCAACGAAATGGTGGCCACCGCCAACGAAGTGGCGCGCTCATGCAGCGCGGCAGCGACGAGCGCCGATGAAGGCTACCGCGATGTCCACAACGGCCAGCAACATATCGGCGAAGCCACCACCAGCGTGCACAAACTGAGCGCGGACCTGCAGAAGTCGACCCAGACCATGGAGTTGCTCGAACAGGACAGCAAGAACATCAACACCATCCTCGACACGATCCGTTCCATCGCCGAACAGACCAACCTGCTGGCCCTCAACGCCGCCATCGAAGCTGCGCGGGCCGGCGACCAGGGCCGCGGCTTTGCCGTGGTGGCCGATGAGGTTCGCGCCCTGGCCCGTCGCACTGCCGACTCCACCGGCGAAATCGACAGCCTGCTCGGCAACCTTGCCCGCCGCACCCAGGAAGTCACCCAGCAGATGCAGGGCAGCCTGCTGGTGTCCCACGCCAGCGTCGAGCGCATCCAACAGGCCCGCGACAGCTTCGACAAGATCCGTGGCTCGGTGGACTCGATTCGCGACCAGAACACTCAGATCGCCACCGCCGCCGAGGAGCAGCACCAAGTGGCCGAGGAGATCAACCGCCACATCGCGCAGATCCATGCCGATGCGCAACTGGTCGAAGAGTTCGCCCACTCGGCGCAGACCGGATCTGGCCGATTGACGGATATCTCCGGGCAACTCAAGGGTCTGGTCGGTCGCTTCAAGTTCTGACCCAGGTACTGGCCCACTCAAGCCGCTTGCGCCTTTTGGCGCAAGCGGCTTTTTGCTGTCTGGGATAATCGCAGGATTTGTAAGAGTGCATTACCGAGCTAAATGTACTAACTGGTTACTTATCTTGCTAAAATCCGGCCCCTGCCTTTCCTCACTCGAGTCCTGATCGACATGAAACGAGCATCGCGCGCCGCTGGCGCCTCTAGATTTTTACTGCTGGGCCTGGGCGTCATCATCGCCCTGCTCGGCCTCGCGCTGGCCATCGGCGGCGTCAAACTGGTGAGCCTGGGAGGCTCCTGGTACTTCCTGATCGGCGGCGCGGTCATGGCGATTGCAGGGCTGTTGCTCGCTTGTCGCAAACCGGCCGGCGCCTGGCTGTTCGCGGCCTTCCTGGTCGGCACGGCCATCTGGGCCATAGCGGATGTAGGGCTGGTGTTCTGGCCGCTGTTCTCGCGACTGTTCATGTTCGCGGTCATCGGTATGGTGGTAGCACTGGTTTACCCGCTGCTCGTCAACCAACGTGCGCGGGGTGCCTATGGCGTCGCCGCCGTGTTGGCCGTGGGCGTAGCGGTAGCGGCAGGCAATATGTTTGTCGCCCACCCGAGCGTGGCGCCCACCGGCGCTGGCCCGGGCATCACCCCGGTAGCTGCGGCCGATGCGCAGAAAGACTGGGCGCACTACGGCAATACCGAAGGTGGCAGCCGTTTCGCCGCGCTGGACCAGATCAATCGCGACAACATCGACAAGCTCAAGGTCGCCTGGACCTATCATACCGGCGACGTGGCCCTCAGCGATGGCAACGGTGCCGAAGACCAGCTGACGCCATTGCAGATCGGCAACAAAGTGTTTATCTGCACCCCGCACAACAACTTGATCGCCCTGGATGCCGACACCGGTAAAGAGCTGTGGAAGAACGAGGTCAACGCTAAATCGGCGGTCTGGCAGCGTTGCCGGGGCATGGCGTATTTCGACGCCACTGCACCCATTGCCCAACCTACCCAACCCAACAGTTCGCCGATCATTGGCGCCAGCGTGCCGGCCGGCGCGCAGTGCCAGCGTCGCTTGCTGACCAACACCATCGATGCACGCCTGATTGCTGTAGATGCCGACACCGGCAAGTTCTGCGAAGACTTTGGCACCCATGGCCAGGTTGACCTGAAAGCCGGCCTGGGCAATGTGCCGGACAGCTACTACCAGCTGTCCTCGGCGCCGCTGATTGCCGGCACCACCGTGGTGGTCGGTGGCCGCGTCGCCGATAACGTCCAGACCGACATGCCCGGCGGCGTGATCCGTGGTTTC from Pseudomonas synxantha harbors:
- a CDS encoding aromatic amino acid transaminase — protein: MFQHLDNYAGDLALVLLDTYERDPREFKVNLGIGLYFDDQGQIPYLKAVQNAARITDNDESPCSYLPIEGQSDFRHATQALIFGNDHSALHERRVATIQTLGGSGALAMAASLIKNWLPNSAIWISDPCWGNHEVFFRNANVQVYSYPYYDPVNKKIAFSRLLAALERLPEKSVVLLQPSCHNPTGLDLSRDQWLQVIDLLGRKNLIPLLDMAYQGFGEGLDEDAWAVRAIANTEITAIVAQSFSKNFSLYGERCGSVNVVCRTQSEAERVVGQLKSRVLGSYGTPPSRASLLITTILQHDTLRAQWRQEISEMRNRIATVRQQLYDALSTLAPSVDCRYLLEQRGMFCYTGLTPSEVEHLRINEGIYLLDSGRLCMPGLNNKNIHHVAKALARVLNKRREVTASQPHS
- a CDS encoding methyl-accepting chemotaxis protein; the encoded protein is MVATANEVARSCSAAATSADEGYRDVHNGQQHIGEATTSVHKLSADLQKSTQTMELLEQDSKNINTILDTIRSIAEQTNLLALNAAIEAARAGDQGRGFAVVADEVRALARRTADSTGEIDSLLGNLARRTQEVTQQMQGSLLVSHASVERIQQARDSFDKIRGSVDSIRDQNTQIATAAEEQHQVAEEINRHIAQIHADAQLVEEFAHSAQTGSGRLTDISGQLKGLVGRFKF